In Zingiber officinale cultivar Zhangliang chromosome 6A, Zo_v1.1, whole genome shotgun sequence, a single genomic region encodes these proteins:
- the LOC121994404 gene encoding phenolic glucoside malonyltransferase 1-like, which yields MLSLPTEFRVLETSHVAPPPGSVPESSLPLTFFDMICLYAGPVQRVFFYSFPYSTSHFIDSHLSTLKSALSLALQDFYPLAGKIRPTHGSHSQFEIRYAEGDAVPFAVAEHDGDFDDLSRSNPREYTRIQPLIAQLPEPTDDGQRPVMAVQVTLFPNRGLALSVTVHHSACDGSSSTRFLSSWACRASGCEKEAPAPPSFDRSSVPDLNDAYSKFFSSLAADAQNMESMMVQFSPPNAVIGTVTLTADDLRKLKEMVSSKVNNSAFRCSNIVATYAYAWVSLVKARGHNADTTVHMAFPGNCRERIQPPLPAEYFGNCIGGNFAHAKAIDLAGEDGVAAAARLIGEAIEQFKEDPLKDADKWPENYQALALQRPLSVAGSPGFKVYDVDFGWGRPVKVDMPSITWAGAISLSESRDESGGVEIGLVATKTEMDEFLAHFSNGLKLLQ from the coding sequence ATGCTGTCGCTGCCAACGGAATTCCGAGTTCTCGAGACCTCTCACGTCGCTCCTCCGCCGGGATCGGTGCCAGAATCCTCCCTCCCCCTCACCTTTTTCGACATGATCTGTCTCTACGCCGGGCCAGTGCAACGTGTTTTCTTCTATTCTTTCCCCTACTCCACCTCCCACTTCATCGACTCCCACCTCTCCACCCTCAAGTCCGCTCTCTCCCTCGCCCTCCAAGACTTCTACCCCCTCGCCGGAAAAATCCGCCCTACTCATGGGAGCCACAGCCAGTTCGAGATCCGCTACGCCGAGGGCGACGCTGTTCCCTTCGCCGTCGCCGAGCACGACGGAGACTTTGACGACCTCTCGAGAAGCAACCCACGCGAATACACCAGGATACAACCATTAATTGCCCAGCTGCCGGAGCCCACAGACGATGGCCAGCGGCCGGTGATGGCGGTGCAGGTGACTCTGTTCCCAAACAGAGGCTTGGCTTTGTCCGTCACCGTCCACCACTCTGCCTGCGACGGCTCAAGCTCCACCCGGTTCCTGTCGTCGTGGGCTTGTAGAGCTTCCGGATGCGAGAAGGAGGCGCCGGCGCCGCCCTCCTTCGACCGGAGCTCAGTTCCGGACCTTAATGACGCGTACTCCAAGTTTTTCAGCAGCCTTGCCGCCGACGCGCAGAACATGGAATCTATGATGGTCCAATTCTCGCCGCCTAACGCAGTCATCGGCACGGTGACGCTCACCGCCGACGACCTTCGGAAGCTAAAGGAGATGGTTTCCTCCAAAGTGAACAACTCCGCTTTCCGCTGCTCCAACATCGTAGCGACCTACGCTTACGCGTGGGTTTCCCTCGTCAAAGCGCGAGGGCACAACGCGGACACAACTGTGCACATGGCGTTCCCCGGAAACTGCAGGGAGCGGATTCAGCCGCCGCTGCCGGCGGAATACTTCGGCAACTGCATCGGCGGCAACTTCGCCCATGCGAAGGCCATCGACCTCGCGGGGGAAGATGGGGTGGCGGCGGCTGCTCGACTCATCGGGGAAGCCATCGAACAGTTTAAGGAGGACCCGCTGAAGGACGCAGACAAGTGGCCGGAGAATTACCAGGCGCTCGCGCTGCAGAGGCCGCTGAGCGTTGCGGGGTCACCGGGTTTCAAGGTTTACGACGTGGATTTCGGGTGGGGAAGGCCGGTGAAGGTGGACATGCCGTCGATAACGTGGGCAGGAGCCATTTCGTTGTCCGAGAGCAGAGACGAGAGCGGCGGAGTGGAGATCGGTTTGGTGGCGACCAAGACTGAGATGGATGAGTTTTTGGCTCACTTCTCAAATGGTCTAAAACTGCTGCAGTGA